The DNA region GGTTCTATGTGAATGCAAGAAGTGTATGGAGGATCAGAGGAGTTAAATGGAGTTATGTGCAATTGACTCCCTTGCTCTTGAGTGCAGCCTCGACACTCCTTAGCATCGGTGCCCATGGAGGTGGTCTTGTGGAGCTCTCTTTGTTGCACTACAATGTCCAAGGTGAGGAAGTAAGTGTTGGATGATGGTGTCTAGTGGCTAAATCATGGCTTTAGTTTGGGTTTCAAGAAGAGAAGCCAAACTATTTTAAGCCAATAGCTTAGATGTGCCAACAAGAACCCATCTTCAGGGTGATGTGGTTCGCAAAGAACAACGAAACAAGATGGGAAATTGACTGAGCAGACACTATATCATCCTTTATTATTGTAGTTAATCCTATTTTGTGTATCATATCACTAAACTAAACATCTAGATTATAGGTTTAGGAGCCTTTGAGCATATATTTGGTAACATTCTCCTTTTATCTGGTCTTACACAATCCCATCGTAGCTATGCTAGTTTGTAGATGGTTCACTCCTATATTGTCTTTatctctttatttatttttctacatttaTAGTTTGCCCTGTATATACTATCCATGAGCAAACTAATTAAGTTGCTAAATTGTTAAGTAACCTTTAATTAAGTTCACAAGTTATCAGAGAACTTAACACAAAACATGAGTCTCAAGGATGGTATTAGTTGATAGTCATTACCTTTTCATCTACTATAGTGGCTGACTTATCTCCTCTTTGGATATAGTCTTCTAGAACATCTTATCCTATACAACCTTTAGAAGATGTTCCTAGCTTATCGAGTTTGCAAAAAGTGCAGATCTCTTAACCGGGCAACACTTTTGGTTCTCATTTCTTAGTTGATCACAAAACATACCTCTTCACCCTTTTTCTTTCTTTAGTCTTTTCTAATCTTTGGAGGTCCTAATCACCCCTTCAAAGTTACCCCTTCACATCATCGTGAGCCTACACAATAGTGAGCCATTTTACAAAATATGACTTGGGAGACTGTCCTATAGTCAAAGGCTTCACAACTATAAACCCTAATTAGTTCACCCACTACCTAGGCAATCACAACATTACAAGATGTTACATGCCTAAAGACAAAAAATAATGATTATAATCACTCAATGTAATCTCTTATGATTCTCATGCTTTCGTGTCTTTAGCTCCTCAAGTCCATCAAGTTACTTCCCGAGCTTGAGTGAATCTACCCAATCCAAGCAACACCCATCTGAGCCTTAGCTCTTGAGCCCACTGAGCTCCTCCCTGAGCTTCAATGCAGAAGCTTGATTCAAGCCAAGTTCCTGAACACAATCTCCTTGATCATCATGTTCTCAAGCTCCATGAGCTGCATTTGATCTACCTTAGCCCTCGAGCCCCTCAATCTTCATGATTGTCATATGCATTATCTAAATAGCTGCACACTATATGAGATCACAAAACACAATTATCATTTGGCATTTTTCTAATATAATTCATCTTATTCTTCCGATgttatttctcaaaaaaaaaaaaaaaaaaatggtaggCACACGTGCCCTATTATGCTTGTGTTTGATTCTGCCAATGATGAGAGAACCATTAAACTTTACAATCACAAATAACACGACAAATTTTGAATCTACATGTGCAAGCCCTAGGTGAGAGGGGTGCCCTATAAGGGATGCCAATATTAGTACTCCACGAGACAATATTTGTTGAAGCTTCATTTTGGTGCTACATTCCTTTAGATTAAATCTTTATGCATAGGAAGATGTAACTCAAAAATCTCGGTATAATAATCATGTGCCATTTGGTTTGGACACTTTCTAGCTTGATACAGTGCATCTTATGACATTTCTCTTCTACAATTTTGTTATTAGTAGGCGCATGGTATATTTCTTCggaaaatttgataattttccATCTAATTCATCCCTATTAACCTGAtgttgaatttttcaaaaagtttgCTTTCTATATGAACTAGGCTTAGTGTTTTTTAATGTTACAAATTTCCTTTGTGCACGAGCCCTTGTAGATCCCTTATGCCACCATTGGTTATCTATTGTAGGATCAAAACGTGTTCCCCTTCAGATATTAATAATGTCATGGGTTTTGAAGGGGTTAAGGGGGTGACTTGTGCCCGTCAAAGATCATTTTCTATAGTCATGACAAGTTGGTTATGGAAATGTTCTGGTTGGCTAGTCATTTGCATAAATTTGTTTTCTTGCTGCATATGTTCAATACGGCAGATGTCAGTTCTAGAAAGTAATTCAGTCACTCCACTTTGTATTTTACTTAAGAATTTGCCTAAATTTGCAATTTGGTCATCCGATCTGATTTCATGTTGAATATTAACACCTTCCTACTGTCGCATTTTAGATGTTGCCAGGTAACTGTATCTGACTTGTATATATGTCAAAGGTCTTTTCTTCCCAAACAGCTTTTTcttggaggaaaaaaaaacattaatgTTTTTTTGCCCAACTTACAATATGTTCGACAACAATTGTCTTCATTGTTTTTCAGGAAATCTAGGAAAACAGCTCCTCCTTACCGTGTGATATTGCACAACGACAATTACAACAAGCGTGAGTACGTAGTCCAAGTTCTAATGAAGGTGATCCCAGGAATGACGCTCGATATCGCTGTAAACATCATGCAAGAGGCCCACCACAATGGCCTAGCAGTTGTAATTATTTGCTCTCAAGTAGATGCTGAGGAGCACTGCATGAAGCTCAGGGGTAATGGTCTCCATAGCTCAATTGAGCCAGCTAGTGGTGGCTGCTGAACTCTTCTATTGCATGACAAGTGACAAACCACAAGTAATGTTTCGATGTGATCGAGTTTCCTTCTGTATGTGGATGTAGATATTCAATAGGGCTGTCTGAATGATGCCAATTTGAGGATAGTGAAACGAAATAGATGGAGCTGCAAGAAGCATATGCATATAATAACTCTTCACGTCATGATGTATTTACCGATGTATCTTCTTAATTAAACCGTACATTGATATTATGTTGATAGGTACCTACGAACCCTCTAGTTGGCCATTGGGTTTGGTGATTAATACTTGAAACCCCTTTTTGATCATTTCTTGTGTGCCATCTCATTGCTTTTCAGTTGCCGCTGGCACTCATTAACATTGCTATTTGATCTCTGCTAACTTAATGTGTCCGTTTTTTGCAACTTTGTCTCCATCCTAAGCTACTTTTGCCTGTCCAGCTCTTTTTCCTTTAAAGAGCTATAAATTCGTATATTCAAAcattaacttttaaaatattcatttcaaatttACTGTCTCCGTTGATAGTAAACAAATAtacaaataatttataaataaatttactaatttaattaaattttaattataaaactatttttaaattttgattttatatatattaatttatacttttttatacaacaacaacaacaaaaaataatataatttcaaTAATTGAATGGCAACAAGAGCTCAAACTTagctaaaatttaataaaaatataatagaatTAAACTCAAGTTTAACTCACACTTCCCCCTTTGAATCCTGTGTTGGTAAATTCACTGTCTTATTCCTAGTAATCATGTTCATCGCTGCTGCTTCTTAATTACCAAAGCGTAGTGTAACCCAGTTTGCTTCTTCTTATGCCAATCTCTTCCAATGCTGCAGTTTTGTCCTGGCTTTCCCATGTCAATCTCAGTCCCAATAGTTATTCAtttactaagttttttaaaatttcaaggtTATCATAGAATACAACCTTAAGCAATTCTTGCAAGTTGATCGTTTGACATCCTATAGAATTCCCATGAAGATGGAAGTACGGAATAGGTCGATCGGTCTCACGTGCCCTGCTGACCATTGACATCTCCAGAAACCAGTCGGAAGTCGGAAGGGAAGAGGCTAGGATCCATCTGCTGATTACAACTATGAATTCTCTCTGGAAGCTCTTAAATAAACATACTTGTCATAATGCACTCCCTAGTGAATATATCTGCCAATCAGAGCTACAAATCCTCTTTACAAACTTCTCTGGTAAACACAATTGTACCCCTGGGACTATAGTACAGCAGCAAGGCATCCAAGTTGTCATCCCCAGAGCTAGctagatttttcattttttttttctagtaaACATAATCACGATCAAGCCCCCAAAAAAGGTACTCCCTGGTATGTACTTGAGCATATTACACCTCGTGAATAGAAGGCAGAGATGGATTAATACTCCAATGATAAGATTTCTATATGAAGGAGAACCTTGACAATGGCAATCAACATGCTTCATCTATTACTATATTAAGCTActactttttggcgatcaagatacTAAAATCAGTAAAAGGCTCAATTGTTATCGATCTTCGTACAATAACACCAGGATGGAAGCTACACagttcttgaaaaaaaaaaaaaagcacaatCTGTTAACTTTTCCCATTAGAATTAGGGAGCAAGGAAGTAATTTCATCCACTACTCTGAAAATGTGAACCTTCAAATGTTGTTTCTTAATTAGCTCGAAGATGCACACGTCAAACTTCTCCAGATTATGAGCTTTAGCAAAGGCCCCC from Zingiber officinale cultivar Zhangliang chromosome 4B, Zo_v1.1, whole genome shotgun sequence includes:
- the LOC121976117 gene encoding ATP-dependent Clp protease adapter protein CLPS1, chloroplastic-like — translated: MMCSYAGDKLSQHRGPCANHGVLMAISMSGPGRGGGLLDKPTIEKTTPSRESEFDIKKSRKTAPPYRVILHNDNYNKREYVVQVLMKVIPGMTLDIAVNIMQEAHHNGLAVVIICSQVDAEEHCMKLRGNGLHSSIEPASGGC